A window of the Rhodoferax sp. GW822-FHT02A01 genome harbors these coding sequences:
- a CDS encoding xanthine dehydrogenase family protein molybdopterin-binding subunit, which yields MTTSRRTFLKNSAVLAGSGLLMGISIPTALQAAGTVHTPNAWVHIADDNTITLISARSEMGQGVYTSMPMLIAEELHVDLRKVKVRIAPPNAKLYGNPLLGGPQLTGGSTSVRDGWEKLRIGGAQVREMLITAAANAWKVDRSTLTAADGFILGANGKKSSYGSLAAAASKLPVPENVAIKDPKDFTIVGKRTKRLDTPDKVNGQAQFGIDVTLPGMVYAALEQCPVIGGKVKSYDDSKAKSMPGVLAVVEIPDGVAVVANSWWRANMARKALSINWDEGPGASLNEKAMLDGLRAASKTGTPIPLKAVGDPEAVIAASSKVIRAEYASQLLSHSPLEPMNFTAHYENGKMRLIGPTQWQDAAQSQIAKAVGLNTEDVSVETTFLGGGFGRRIDIDFIIQAAQISKAVGKPVKLVWSREDDMTHDFYRPQAIHTMAAALGADGKPTAMTFRLTSQSVTGRVFGLPAPVQDPLMTEAAVAAYNIPASRHDVVKHDAGLRVGYWRSVSHALNAFANESFVDELALAAGQDPYAYRMSLLADKPRFANVLKLAADKAGWGTPLPQGHARGIALMEGYDTYMAQVAEISLEHGAIKVHKVTVAADLGRMVNPDTVEAQIQSSVMFGLGSATMQEITLKDGRVQQSNFHQFPIVRMSQAPVVDIVLVESTEKPGGIGEPATALVAPAVANALATLTGKRLRKLPMTAQAIQSA from the coding sequence ATGACTACATCCCGTCGTACCTTCCTCAAGAACTCCGCCGTGCTGGCTGGCAGCGGCCTGCTCATGGGTATCTCCATTCCCACCGCCCTGCAAGCGGCAGGCACTGTGCATACTCCCAATGCCTGGGTGCATATCGCCGATGACAACACCATCACGCTGATCTCGGCCAGATCTGAGATGGGGCAGGGCGTTTACACCTCCATGCCCATGCTGATCGCCGAAGAGCTGCATGTGGACCTGCGCAAAGTGAAGGTGCGCATTGCGCCGCCCAACGCCAAGCTGTACGGCAACCCGCTGCTGGGTGGTCCGCAGCTTACGGGCGGCTCCACCTCCGTGCGTGACGGCTGGGAAAAGCTGCGTATTGGTGGCGCGCAAGTGCGCGAAATGCTGATCACCGCCGCCGCAAATGCCTGGAAGGTGGACCGCAGCACCCTGACGGCTGCCGACGGCTTCATCCTGGGCGCCAATGGCAAGAAGTCCAGCTATGGCTCGCTGGCTGCGGCGGCCTCCAAGCTGCCGGTCCCGGAAAACGTGGCCATCAAGGACCCCAAGGACTTCACCATTGTGGGCAAGCGCACCAAGCGCCTGGATACGCCCGACAAGGTCAATGGCCAGGCCCAGTTTGGCATCGACGTCACCTTGCCTGGCATGGTCTACGCAGCGCTGGAACAGTGCCCGGTGATTGGCGGCAAGGTCAAGAGCTATGACGACTCCAAGGCCAAGAGCATGCCCGGCGTGCTGGCGGTGGTGGAGATCCCGGACGGCGTGGCAGTGGTGGCCAACAGCTGGTGGCGCGCCAATATGGCGCGCAAGGCGCTGAGCATCAATTGGGATGAGGGCCCTGGCGCCAGCCTGAATGAAAAGGCGATGCTGGACGGCTTGCGTGCAGCATCCAAGACCGGAACGCCTATTCCGCTCAAGGCTGTAGGCGATCCGGAGGCTGTGATTGCCGCTTCCTCCAAAGTGATTCGCGCCGAATATGCCAGCCAGCTGCTGTCGCACTCGCCGCTGGAGCCCATGAACTTCACCGCGCACTACGAGAACGGCAAGATGCGCCTGATCGGCCCCACCCAGTGGCAGGATGCGGCGCAGAGCCAGATCGCCAAGGCCGTGGGCCTCAATACCGAGGACGTGTCGGTGGAAACCACCTTCCTGGGCGGCGGCTTTGGCCGGCGTATCGACATCGACTTCATCATCCAGGCCGCACAGATATCCAAGGCTGTGGGCAAACCGGTCAAGCTGGTGTGGTCGCGCGAAGACGATATGACCCACGACTTCTATCGCCCGCAGGCCATCCACACCATGGCCGCGGCCCTGGGAGCAGACGGCAAGCCCACCGCCATGACTTTCCGCCTGACCTCGCAGTCGGTTACCGGCCGCGTCTTCGGCCTGCCCGCACCGGTGCAAGACCCGTTGATGACCGAGGCCGCGGTTGCTGCCTACAACATCCCTGCCTCGCGCCATGACGTGGTCAAACACGACGCCGGTTTGCGCGTGGGCTACTGGCGTTCGGTGAGCCATGCGCTCAATGCCTTTGCCAATGAGAGCTTTGTGGATGAGCTGGCTCTTGCAGCTGGCCAGGATCCGTACGCCTACCGCATGAGCCTGCTGGCGGACAAGCCGCGCTTTGCCAATGTGCTCAAGCTGGCTGCCGACAAGGCCGGTTGGGGAACACCCCTGCCACAGGGACATGCTCGGGGCATCGCCTTGATGGAAGGGTATGACACCTACATGGCCCAGGTTGCCGAGATCAGCCTGGAGCACGGTGCAATCAAGGTTCACAAGGTCACTGTCGCTGCCGATCTGGGCCGCATGGTCAACCCTGATACGGTGGAGGCACAGATCCAGTCCAGCGTCATGTTCGGCCTGGGTTCTGCGACCATGCAGGAGATCACGCTCAAGGATGGCCGCGTGCAGCAGTCCAACTTCCACCAGTTCCCCATCGTGCGCATGTCGCAGGCCCCGGTGGTGGACATCGTGCTGGTGGAGAGTACCGAGAAGCCCGGCGGCATTGGTGAGCCGGCCACGGCGCTGGTGGCGCCGGCAGTGGCCAATGCGCTGGCCACGCTGACAGGCAAGCGTCTGCGCAAGCTGCCTATGACGGCACAGGCCATCCAGTCCGCCTGA
- a CDS encoding (2Fe-2S)-binding protein: MSTAFQVNGKAVTANAEPDTPLLWVIRDELGMTGTKFGCGAALCGACTVHIDGKPARSCQAPLSSVAGAKVSTVEGLSTDNNHPLQVAWIKHDVPQCGYCQSGQLMSAAALLASNKNPSDTDIDNAMSGNICRCGTYPRIKAAIKDAASMMRSA, from the coding sequence ATGAGTACTGCGTTTCAAGTCAATGGCAAGGCGGTGACCGCCAACGCTGAGCCCGATACCCCGCTGCTGTGGGTCATCCGCGACGAGCTGGGAATGACCGGCACCAAGTTTGGTTGTGGTGCTGCATTGTGCGGCGCCTGCACCGTGCACATCGATGGCAAGCCGGCACGCTCCTGCCAGGCGCCCCTGTCTTCAGTGGCTGGCGCCAAGGTGTCCACCGTCGAAGGCCTGTCCACCGATAACAACCACCCCCTGCAGGTGGCGTGGATCAAGCACGATGTTCCCCAGTGCGGCTACTGCCAGTCAGGTCAGCTGATGAGTGCGGCGGCCCTGCTGGCTTCCAACAAGAACCCCAGCGACACCGACATTGACAACGCCATGAGCGGCAACATCTGCCGCTGCGGCACCTATCCCCGTATCAAGGCTGCCATCAAGGACGCAGCTTCCATGATGCGCAGCGCCTGA
- the pdxH gene encoding pyridoxamine 5'-phosphate oxidase yields the protein MKSIAELRKSYERAELDENASHAAPLQQFEQWLQEAIHSEVPEPNAMTLATVGSDLRPSTRVVLIKGYDERGIVWYTNYESRKGRELAGNPFAALQFHWVELERVVRIEGVVERVSVEESDAYFHSRPLDSRIGAWASPQSEVIAGRTVLMTNAAKYAAQFMLQPPRPPHWGGYRLKPDNWQFWQGRKSRLHDRLRYTLQADGGWLRERLAP from the coding sequence ATGAAATCGATTGCAGAACTTCGCAAGAGTTATGAGCGCGCCGAGCTCGACGAGAACGCGTCGCATGCGGCCCCCCTGCAGCAGTTCGAGCAGTGGCTGCAGGAAGCCATTCACAGCGAGGTGCCCGAACCCAATGCCATGACGCTGGCCACCGTCGGTAGCGACCTGCGGCCATCCACGCGCGTGGTACTGATCAAGGGCTATGACGAGCGCGGCATCGTCTGGTACACCAACTACGAAAGCCGCAAAGGCCGCGAACTGGCGGGCAACCCATTTGCTGCACTGCAGTTTCATTGGGTTGAGCTGGAGCGCGTGGTGCGCATCGAAGGAGTGGTCGAGCGTGTGAGCGTAGAAGAAAGCGACGCCTACTTTCACAGCCGTCCGCTGGACTCCCGCATAGGCGCCTGGGCATCGCCACAAAGCGAGGTGATTGCGGGGCGCACCGTCCTGATGACCAACGCGGCCAAGTACGCTGCGCAATTCATGTTGCAGCCGCCACGTCCGCCGCATTGGGGTGGTTACCGTCTCAAACCGGATAACTGGCAGTTCTGGCAGGGGCGCAAGAGCCGCCTGCATGACCGGCTACGCTACACCTTGCAGGCCGACGGAGGGTGGTTGCGTGAACGCTTGGCTCCCTGA
- a CDS encoding DUF3299 domain-containing protein — protein sequence MAQLSSPLGNTGIPMGTGAGVHSPNSPFAPLQDRADVLPWSVLTAVKTKVEKNRVLPVFPGNIQALNQKSQRIQGFMMPLDPGEKQKHFLLSSVPLTCAFCVPGGPESMVEVKTKTPVKYSLEAVVVEGQFAVLNDDPYGLFYRITDAVAVK from the coding sequence ATGGCGCAACTTAGTTCACCCTTGGGAAACACAGGCATCCCCATGGGTACCGGGGCGGGCGTGCACAGCCCCAACAGTCCGTTCGCGCCCTTGCAGGATCGTGCTGACGTGCTGCCCTGGTCGGTACTCACTGCGGTCAAGACCAAGGTTGAGAAGAACCGTGTGTTGCCGGTGTTTCCCGGCAATATTCAGGCGCTGAATCAGAAAAGCCAGCGCATCCAGGGTTTCATGATGCCGCTGGACCCGGGAGAGAAGCAGAAACACTTCCTGCTGAGTTCTGTGCCGCTGACCTGCGCATTCTGTGTGCCCGGCGGTCCTGAGAGCATGGTGGAGGTCAAGACCAAGACACCGGTGAAGTACTCCCTGGAAGCCGTCGTCGTGGAAGGGCAGTTTGCCGTGTTGAATGACGACCCCTACGGGCTGTTCTACCGCATCACGGATGCGGTGGCGGTCAAGTAA
- the msrA gene encoding peptide-methionine (S)-S-oxide reductase MsrA, which produces MSNTLQTLVLGGGCFWCVEAVYVQVRGVQDVESGYCNGDLPNPTYEMVGTGRSGYCEVVKLVYDPAQVSTRELLEIFFVIHDPTTLNRQGNDVGTQYRSGIYFTTDEQEQVAREVLAELAASGVYSSPVVTELKPLQRYAAAEEYHQDFFERNPNQGYCMAVAAPKVAKFRKTFARLQKS; this is translated from the coding sequence ATGTCGAATACATTGCAAACACTGGTGCTGGGCGGTGGCTGTTTCTGGTGTGTGGAAGCGGTCTATGTTCAGGTGCGTGGGGTGCAGGACGTGGAGTCCGGCTATTGCAACGGAGACCTCCCCAATCCGACCTATGAAATGGTGGGTACCGGTCGTTCCGGCTACTGCGAAGTGGTCAAGCTGGTGTATGACCCCGCCCAGGTCAGCACCCGCGAACTGCTGGAAATCTTCTTCGTCATCCACGACCCGACCACGCTCAATCGTCAGGGCAATGACGTCGGCACACAGTACCGCAGCGGCATCTACTTCACTACGGATGAGCAGGAGCAGGTCGCGCGGGAAGTCCTGGCCGAGCTGGCTGCCAGTGGCGTCTACAGCAGCCCGGTGGTGACCGAACTCAAACCGCTGCAGCGCTATGCAGCGGCCGAGGAATATCATCAGGACTTTTTCGAACGCAACCCCAACCAGGGCTACTGCATGGCGGTTGCCGCCCCCAAGGTGGCCAAGTTCCGTAAGACCTTTGCCCGCCTGCAAAAAAGCTGA
- a CDS encoding TetR/AcrR family transcriptional regulator has translation MSTNCPIRKIANTVRAKRERRKDARPGELLAAALDLFLEKGYAATRVEEVAQRAGVSKGTLFLYFSSKAELFKAVVRENISGRFTEWGEELNTFEGSSEELLNYCMNSWWERVGATRASGLPKLMMSEAGNFPELVQFFQQEVVQPGNDLVKRILQRGVERGEFRAIDPDYSVFSVIAPLMFLNLWKHGRGSCGDARLELDPSRYIASQLHILLHGLSSNTGADSTDKKIKQ, from the coding sequence ATGTCAACCAACTGCCCCATCCGCAAGATCGCAAACACCGTGCGCGCCAAACGTGAGCGCCGCAAGGATGCCCGTCCGGGGGAACTGCTGGCCGCCGCACTCGACCTGTTTCTGGAAAAAGGCTATGCCGCCACCCGTGTGGAGGAAGTGGCGCAGCGTGCGGGTGTGTCCAAGGGCACCCTGTTTCTGTACTTCAGCAGCAAGGCCGAGTTGTTCAAGGCGGTTGTGCGGGAGAACATCAGTGGGCGCTTTACCGAATGGGGTGAGGAGCTCAACACCTTCGAGGGCAGCAGCGAGGAACTCTTGAACTACTGCATGAACAGCTGGTGGGAACGGGTGGGTGCCACGCGCGCCTCCGGCCTGCCCAAGCTGATGATGAGTGAGGCCGGCAATTTCCCGGAACTGGTCCAGTTCTTCCAGCAGGAAGTGGTGCAGCCTGGCAACGACCTGGTCAAGCGCATCCTGCAGCGTGGAGTGGAGCGCGGCGAGTTCCGCGCCATCGATCCGGATTACAGCGTCTTCAGCGTCATTGCACCCCTGATGTTTCTGAACCTGTGGAAGCATGGTCGCGGCAGCTGCGGCGACGCGCGTCTGGAACTGGACCCGTCGCGCTATATCGCGTCGCAACTGCATATTCTTCTGCATGGACTGAGCTCGAACACAGGCGCCGACTCGACCGACAAGAAAATCAAGCAATGA
- a CDS encoding efflux RND transporter periplasmic adaptor subunit codes for MKISLKWVVAGVVTALLAAGVLRALSSREAAKQAQQTAQKQQTFVEIAPSDMLQAQTVELTQTLHISGSLKAVNSAFVKAKVAGELLGLNVREGDYVKAGQVIARVDTSEYQTRVHQAQQQAESAKGQLDIAQRTLDNNKSLVDQGFISRTALDNSLNNLASAQATYKAAQAGADLALKSLDDTILKSPINGQISQRLVQNGERVAIDARVVEVVDLGSLELEAALGAADSVRVQTGQTAQLVVEGLSQPVTAKVARVNPSTVAGSRSVMVYFSVSNTPGLRQGLFAQGTLAIGNAKVLAVPLDAVRTDKPQPYVQYIADGKVAHQSVRLGAAGEHAGIAMVEIQGLPEGAAVLAGNAGALLAGTPVKRLAGTP; via the coding sequence ATGAAAATCTCCTTGAAATGGGTCGTGGCGGGAGTGGTCACGGCCTTGCTGGCGGCCGGTGTGCTGCGCGCCCTGTCTTCACGCGAGGCTGCCAAGCAGGCGCAACAGACTGCGCAAAAGCAGCAAACCTTCGTAGAAATCGCGCCCAGCGACATGCTGCAGGCGCAGACGGTCGAGCTGACGCAAACGCTGCACATATCCGGCTCACTCAAGGCCGTGAATTCCGCCTTTGTCAAAGCCAAGGTGGCGGGCGAGCTGCTGGGGCTTAACGTTCGTGAAGGCGACTACGTCAAGGCGGGCCAGGTCATTGCCCGTGTGGACACCTCCGAATACCAGACCCGCGTACACCAGGCGCAGCAACAGGCCGAATCGGCCAAAGGCCAGCTCGACATTGCGCAGCGCACGCTGGACAACAACAAGTCCCTGGTGGACCAGGGCTTCATCTCTCGCACCGCACTGGACAACTCGCTCAACAACCTGGCCTCCGCGCAAGCCACTTACAAGGCGGCGCAGGCCGGAGCCGATCTGGCTCTCAAATCGTTGGACGACACCATTCTGAAATCACCCATCAACGGTCAGATATCACAGCGTCTGGTGCAGAACGGTGAGCGTGTGGCCATCGACGCCCGCGTGGTGGAAGTGGTGGACCTGGGGTCGCTCGAACTGGAAGCGGCGCTGGGTGCGGCTGATTCGGTGCGGGTACAGACGGGGCAGACTGCACAGCTCGTGGTGGAAGGTCTGTCGCAACCTGTTACCGCCAAGGTCGCACGCGTCAACCCCAGCACGGTTGCCGGCAGCCGGTCGGTCATGGTGTATTTCTCCGTGAGCAACACACCGGGCCTGCGCCAAGGCCTGTTCGCACAAGGCACGTTGGCCATAGGAAATGCGAAAGTACTGGCTGTGCCCCTGGACGCGGTACGTACCGACAAGCCACAACCCTATGTCCAGTACATCGCCGATGGCAAAGTCGCCCACCAGAGCGTCAGGCTAGGCGCTGCCGGTGAACACGCCGGCATTGCCATGGTTGAAATCCAGGGACTGCCCGAAGGTGCCGCGGTACTGGCGGGCAATGCCGGTGCCCTGCTGGCAGGCACCCCGGTCAAGCGTTTGGCGGGAACTCCCTGA